The genome window CGAACAGGCCGATTTGGCCGGGATGGATTTTTCCGGACGGGATCTATCGGCGGTTATATTTTCGAAATGCAATCTGGGCGGCGCCAATTTTTCAGGAGCAAAAGTGATCGGCACCGCGTTTCAGGATTGCGATCTGAGCGGCGCGAATTTTAACGACTGCAACTTGTTCAAGTCGATCTGGTCGGGTTTCAAGGCATCCTGTGCCAGTTTCCGGCGCGCGAACATGGGGCAGTTTGCGGCAAGCGATACCGATGTGTCGGGCGCAGATTTCAGCGGCGCGGATTTAAGCGGCAGCACCTGGACGAAGTGCCGGGTTGAGCGGGCCGATTTCAGCGGCAGCCGTTTGACTCGGGCCGCTTTTACCTCGTCCAACCTGAAGGGCGTTAACTGGGCGGGTTTGCATCTGGAGCGTATCATGGCGATCGAATGCGCAATGGAAGGCGCCACTCTTGCGCAAGCCAATCTCGAAAGAGCCACGTTCATGAAATGCGGCATGGCCGGCGTCACGCTAAATAAGGCGCGTTTACACCGCACGCTGATTCGCGATTCCTGCTTAACGAATCAGGATTTTTCAGGTAGCGAGTTTTATGGCGTGCAGGCTGGAGGCAGCGA of Candidatus Methylospira mobilis contains these proteins:
- a CDS encoding pentapeptide repeat-containing protein, with amino-acid sequence MTVDEILAAAEQGDIIEQADLAGMDFSGRDLSAVIFSKCNLGGANFSGAKVIGTAFQDCDLSGANFNDCNLFKSIWSGFKASCASFRRANMGQFAASDTDVSGADFSGADLSGSTWTKCRVERADFSGSRLTRAAFTSSNLKGVNWAGLHLERIMAIECAMEGATLAQANLERATFMKCGMAGVTLNKARLHRTLIRDSCLTNQDFSGSEFYGVQAGGSDFSGCNFENAALGLSCFSGANLGNANLRGATGRSTAFLDANLAGADLSHARFVHASFSNADLSDANLSNMSCQHSCFEKAKAVRTIFKNADLSDCNLAHMLVEKADFTGAYLFRTKLHGIKNKDVITDVARIASYSGDNEDRLKAESWLA